In the genome of Perca fluviatilis chromosome 4, GENO_Pfluv_1.0, whole genome shotgun sequence, one region contains:
- the parp3 gene encoding protein mono-ADP-ribosyltransferase PARP3 — translation MAPKRRSSSATKAGGKKVKQEPETPKPKDAFTSAKEALLAAGTQVKGKRKVDEYVTAFTGEVYKDYDCMLNQTNIGNNNNKFYVIQVLKNNTDCCTWNRWGRVGERGQMKLTRFDTLENAVKDFEKKFKDKTKNNWSNRLDFVSHQGKYTLIEVDGEQDAEVKVDTVDGKHVSKNVQACTLDNPTKKLIELIFSNDMFKEAMECMNLDIKKMPLGKLSKIQIAKGFEVLEEIEAAINQKSRNNCLKELSSKFFTTVPHNFGRNRPPIIDDQEIVEKKKEMLMVLADIELAQTLKSETEKAQEEMIETVTVPHPLDQDYNSLKCSLTLMDKETETFKIIEKYLKVTSGGYSNPKIVNVWEVDRETEGERFSENDGLENRRLLWHGTNIAVVAAILKSGLRIMPQSGGRVGSGIYFASENSKSACYVRTSKNTGVMFLSEVALGKEYTITRDDCSLKKAPAGFNSVVARGSVEPDPSKDIFITLEGKKIAVPQGKPIDQPQFSDSNFSNSEYLIYKESQCRIRFMLELDMK, via the exons ATGGCACCAAAGAGAAGATCTTCTTCTGCTACCAAGGCAGGTGGTAAGAAGGTGAAACAGGAGCCTGAGACACCAAAGCCCAAGGATGCCTTCACCTCTGCAAAAGAGGCCCTTCTTGCTGCAGGTACACAGGTAAAAGGCAAGAGGAAGGTGGATGAGTATGTCACAGCGTTCACTGGAGAG GTGTACAAGGACTATGACTGCATGCTCAATCAGACCAACATTGGGAATAACAATAATAAGTTTTATGTCATTCAAGTTCTTAAAAATAACACTGATTGCTGTACATGGAATAGATGGGGCAGAGTG GGGGAACGTGGGCAAATGAAACTTACAAGGTTTGATACGCTTGAGAATGCTGTCAAGGACTTTGAGAAAAAGTTTAAGGACAAGACCAAGAACAACTGGAGCAATCGGTTGGACTTTGTGTCTCACCAGGGGAAGTACACCCTGATCGAGGTGGACGGAGAGCAGGATGCTGAGGTCAAG GTGGACACTGTCGATGGAAAGCATGTCAGTAAAAATGTCCAAGCTTGCACCCTTGATAACCCTACCAAGAAGCTCATAGAGCTAATCTTCAGCAATGACATGTTCAAGGAGGCGATGGAATGTATGAACCTAG ACATCAAGAAGATGCCTTTGGGCAAGCTCAGTAAGATTCAAATTGCAAAGGGCTTTGAAGTGTTGGAGGAGATTGAGGCAGCCATTAAccaaaaaagcagaaacaactGTCTGAAAGAACTTTCCTCAAAGTTCTTTACCACAGTGCCACACAACTTTGGCCGGAACAGACCGCCAATCATCGACGACCAAGAGATtgtggagaaaaagaaagagatgcTTATG GTGCTGGCTGACATAGAGCTTGCCCAGACTCTGAAGTCAGAGACTGAAAAGGCTCAGGAAGAGATGATAGAGACAGTGACAGTTCCTCACCCCCTAGACCAGGACTACAATTCTCTCAAATGCAGTCTCACTCTAATGGACAAGGAGACAGAAACATTCAAG atcataGAAAAATACCTGAAAGTGACTTCAGGTGGCTATTCTAACCCAAAAATTGTCAATGTTTGGGAGGTCGATCGTGAGACAGAG GGAGAGCGATTTAGCGAGAATGATGGTCTGGAGAACCGCCGTCTGCTTTGGCATGGTACAAACATAGCGGTGGTGGCAGCTATCCTGAAGAGCGGTCTGAGAATAATGCCCCAATCAGGAGGCCGTGTTGGTAGCGGTATCTATTTTGCATCTGAAAACAGCAAGTCTGCATGTTACG TGCGAACCTCTAAAAATACTGGAGTGATGTTTTTGAGCGAGGTAGCCCTCGGCAAGGAATACACCATCACGAGAGACGACTGCTCCTTGAAGAAGGCTCCTGCAGGCTTTAATAGTGTGGTGGCACGAGGATCAGTGGAGCCAG ATCCATCCAAGGACATCTTCATCACCCTGGAGGGAAAGAAGATTGCTGTGCCTCAGGGCAAGCCCATAGATCAGCCCCAGTTCTCAGACAGCAACTTCAGCAACAGTGAATATCTCATCTACAAAGAGAGCCAGTGTCGCATTCGCTTCATGCTGGAGCTTGACATGAAGTAA
- the gpr61l gene encoding probable G-protein coupled receptor produces MADKTSPMLASVPNHSVTNATTALWEPNPTVPANVGVVTSSQSQIKDLFGLFCMVTLNLIALLANTGVMVAIARAPHLKRFAFVCHLCAVDLLCAILLMPLGIISSSAFFGTVVFTVLECQVYIFLNVFLICLSILTITAISVERYFYIVHPMRYEVKMTINLAIGVMLIIWVKSVLLALVTLFGWPAYGHQSSIAAAHCSLHASHSRLRSVFAVLFSVVCFLVPTVVIFAVYSAVYKVARSAALQQVPAVPTWANTSPAKDRSDSINSQTTMITTTRTLPQRLSPERAFSGGKAALTLVFIVGQFFVCWLPYFIFHLQMSLTGSMHSPGDLEEAVTWLAYSSFAVNPFFYGLLNRQIREELVKFRRCCLTQPAEFGTSSHEGSFQENFLQFIQRTSSTAETTSSCANSRPRNTMDQGIKIPGQIPEEHT; encoded by the coding sequence atggcAGACAAGACTAGTCCCATGTTAGCCTCTGTGCCAAATCACTCAGTGACCAATGCCACCACTGCCCTATGGGAGCCCAATCCTACGGTTCCTGCCAATGTGGGTGTTGTCACAAGCTCCCAGTCACAGATCAAAGACCTTTTTGGGTTGTTCTGCATGGTGACCCTTAACCTCATTGCTTTGTTGGCCAATACTGGTGTGATGGTGGCCATTGCCCGTGCTCCTCACCTGAAGAGGTTTGCTTTTGTGTGTCACCTTTGTGCAGTAGACCTGTTGTGTGCCATCCTTCTCATGCCTTTGGGTATAATATCCAGCTCAGCGTTCTTTGGAACTGTGGTGTTTACTGTTCTGGAGTGTCAGGTTTACATCTTTCTCAATGTTTTCCTCATCTGTCTCTCCATTCTCACCATCACAGCCATCAGTGTGGAGCGTTACTTCTATATCGTACACCCAATGCGTTATGAAGTCAAGATGACCATCAACCTCGCTATTGGTGTCATGCTAATAATCTGGGTTAAGTCAGTCCTCTTAGCTTTGGTCACGCTGTTTGGATGGCCAGCTTATGGACATCAGAGCTCTATTGCTGCAGCTCACTGCTCTCTCCACGCAAGCCACAGTCGTCTAAGAAGTGTATTTGCTGTGCTATTCAGTGTGGTTTGTTTCCTAGTTCCTACAGTGGTTATCTTTGCTGTTTACTCTGCCGTGTACAAGGTAGCACGTTCTGCAGCCCTGCAGCAAGTCCCTGCTGTGCCAACTTGGGCAAACACAAGCCCTGCTAAGGATCGCTCAGACTCCATCAACAGCCAGACCACCATGATCACTACCACTCGTACTCTGCCCCAAAGACTATCTCCAGAGAGGGCATTCAGTGGAGGAAAGGCTGCCCTTACTTTGGTATTCATTGTAGGTCAGTTCTTTGTTTGTTGGTTGCCCTACTTCATCTTCCACCTGCAAATGTCTCTGACTGGCTCCATGCACAGCCCCGGGGACTTAGAGGAGGCAGTCACTTGGCTGGCCTACTCCTCCTTCGCTGTTAACCCATTCTTCTACGGCCTGTTGAACAGGCAGATCAGAGAAGAGCTGGTAAAGTTTCGGCGCTGCTGCTTGACCCAGCCAGCGGAGTTTGGAACATCCAGCCACGAGGGCTCCTTTCAGGAGAACTTCCTCCAGTTCATCCAGAGAACCAGTAGCACAGCTGAAACCACATCCAGCTGTGCCAACTCCCGTCCCAGAAACACTATGGACCAGGGGATAAAAATCCCTGGACAAATACCTGAGGAGCACACTTAG
- the LOC120557897 gene encoding caveolin-2-like, whose amino-acid sequence MEDQRLKDKRPAIEFMEVKVDIQSEDLNSKHSETRLLIHDRDPKRVNKSLKVTFEDVIAEPPSVRSFDKVWLWSHALFEVSRLWIYRLISLLLAVPVSLAAGILFAVLSCLHIWLIMPCVQLLLINMHWVQTVWGSILNILISPFFTSIGKCCRRITIHLAKDEDR is encoded by the exons ATGGAGGACCAGAGATTAAAAGACAAGAGACCAGCAATCGAATTTATGGAAGTCAAAGTGGACATACAATCTGAAGATCTGAATTCCAAACACAGTGAGACAAGGCTTCTGATTCACGACAGGGATCCCAAAAGAGTCAACAAGAGTCTTAAG gTCACGTTTGAGGATGTGATTGCAGAGCCTCCCTCGGTGCGGAGCTTTGATAAAGTGTGGTTGTGGAGTCACGCCCTGTTTGAGGTGTCCAGACTGTGGATCTACCGCCTCATCTCCCTTCTTCTGGCAGTGCCGGTCTCACTGGCAGCAGGGATCCTCTTCGCTGTGCTCAGCTGCCTTCACATCTG GTTAATCATGCCCTGCGTGCAGCTGCTTCTCATCAACATGCACTGGGTTCAGACTGTGTGGGGCAGCATACTGAACATTCTCATCAGCCCCTTCTTTACCAGTATTGGAAAGTGCTGTCGTCGAATCACCATCCATCTGGCAAAAGATGAAGACagataa
- the cav3 gene encoding caveolin-3, translated as MADQYQYNTNTNEEKIVKDSHTKEIDLINRDPKQINEDVVKVDFEDVIAEPDGTHSLDGVWKLSYTTFTVSKYWCYRILSAVFGIPVALLWGFLFACISFCHIWAVVPCIKSCLIESQCISRIYSLCIQTFCDPFFEALGKIFSSVRVALRKEV; from the exons ATGGCGGATCAGTACCAGTACAACACCAACACCAATGAGGAGAAGATTGTGAAGGATAGCCACACCAAGGAGATTGATTTAATTAACAGAGATCCCAAGCAGATCAATGAGGACGTGGTGAAG GTGGACTTTGAGGATGTCATTGCAGAGCCTGATGGTACACACAGTCTGGATGGGGTGTGGAAACTCAGCTACACCACCTTTACTGTGTCCAAGTACTGGTGCTACCGCATCTTGTCTGCTGTCTTCGGTATCCCTGTTGCTCTGCTGTGGGGCTTCCTGTTCGCATGCATCTCCTTCTGCCACATCTGGGCCGTGGTTCCCTGCATCAAGAGCTGTCTGATTGAGTCGCAGTGCATCAGCCGCATCTACTCTCTCTGCATCCAGACCTTCTGTGATCCCTTCTTTGAAGCCCTGGGCAAGATCTTCAGCAGTGTGCGTGTTGCACTGCGCAAAGAAGTCTAA